The Alkalihalobacillus sp. TS-13 genomic interval ATGTTCTGTCGTAGTGACTCCTTGTCTACCGCACAGTTCACAAAATGATGTTATTTGCTTCATATTCAAACTCCCCTCTTTAAGTACATCCTTCTTGTTTGGATAAACCAAGTCGTCAAAGAATAAGGAGTACCCTACACTGATTTTTGCGCTCAAAATGATTCATAAAGCACTTTCACCCGGGCTTTTGCCCCAATCGGTCTTATGAAGCTCTCATAAAGCACTTTCACCCGGGTTTTTGCTTTTTTGTGGTGGGGTACTAGATACCCCCGTGAATATAAAAAAGGCTGACTACGAATAGTCAACCCCTGTTATTTAACCTTTTAGGCTATCTTTAGCTTTGTTCGCTAGTTCTGCGAATGCTTTTTCATCAGTTACAGCAAGTTCAGCTAGCATCTTACGGTTAACGTCGATTCCAGCTTGCTTCAATCCGTGCATCATACGGCTGTATGAAATTCCGTTCATACGAGCTGCAGCGTTGATACGTGTGATCCACAATTTACGGAAATCACGTTTCTTTTGACGACGGTCACGGTACGCATAGCGTAGTGATTTGAATACTTGTTGTTGAGCAACTTTAAATAATTTATGTTTCGCACCAAAATAACCTTTAGCAAGTTTTAAGACGCGCTTACGTCGACGACGTGTTACATAGCCACCTTTTACTCTTGGCATTGTAATCCCTCCAGTATTTTTCAGTAATTTGTTCAAAAAAGCAGGCGAACAGTCGCTTTTTGAACTGTATATGACGAATTAGATCATGTCTTTGATGCGCTTGTAGTCTCCGCTGGATACAAGTGCAGATTTACGTAGCTTACGCTTTTGTTTTTGAGACTTGTTACGGAACATATGGCTAGTGAATGCGTGTGAACGCTTCAATTTGCCAGTTCCAGTTTTCTTGAATCGCTTAGCAGTCCCTTTATGAGTTTTCATTTTAGGCATAGTAAAGTTCCTCCTTTGATTACTTGTTCGAAGAAATTCCGTTCATGATCCCCTTCCAATATAGAAAGTTACTTACTTTCGATTGGAGCAAGAATCAAGAACATACTGCGGCCTTCCATTTTAGGCTTGGATTCAATCGTTCCAAGATCCTCACATTCCTTTGCCATACGCATGAGCACGTCACGTCCTAATTCGGAGTGAGTGATCGCACGTCCTCGGAAACGGATGGACGCTTTGACTTTGTTCCCTTTCTCAAGGAACTTTCTCGCGTTACGAAGCTTTGTGTTGAAATCATGCTCTTCAATATTCGGGCTAAGACGAACTTCCTTCGTCGTAATTGTCTTTTGATTCTTACGCGCTTCTTTTTCTTTCTTCT includes:
- the rplT gene encoding 50S ribosomal protein L20, whose product is MPRVKGGYVTRRRRKRVLKLAKGYFGAKHKLFKVAQQQVFKSLRYAYRDRRQKKRDFRKLWITRINAAARMNGISYSRMMHGLKQAGIDVNRKMLAELAVTDEKAFAELANKAKDSLKG
- the infC gene encoding translation initiation factor IF-3, yielding MMVNDGIRAREVRLIGANGDQIGVKSRQEALEIAANANLDLVLVAPNAKPPVCRIMDYGKYRYEQQKKEKEARKNQKTITTKEVRLSPNIEEHDFNTKLRNARKFLEKGNKVKASIRFRGRAITHSELGRDVLMRMAKECEDLGTIESKPKMEGRSMFLILAPIESK
- the rpmI gene encoding 50S ribosomal protein L35 encodes the protein MPKMKTHKGTAKRFKKTGTGKLKRSHAFTSHMFRNKSQKQKRKLRKSALVSSGDYKRIKDMI